ATAAATGGAAATGAAAGTggacaagaaaaagaaaaaattcaaaGGCATTTAAGAAAATGAATGAACACTGAGGAGGGTGAGCTCGAATACTTACTGTACAGGTTCTTCTTGATGTTTGTGCAACTTTTTGTATAATTTGACAGGCAAGGATTCCACAACTTCATTAGGTGCAGGAACGGAACCGATAGATGACACAGAAGGGCGAGAAGATAAAACCACAGATTGCTGGTGAATTTCATCCAGAACCTAATTAAAATATGTACAAATATTCAACctgtataaatatataatgaatGGCCACCAGAAAAGATAAGCAGCAGGTTAAACTCACTTCAAATAAGGCTTCAGCTAGCATAACAATTCTTGATATGCTAGCTCTAGCATTGGTATCATCATTTGAATTGGTATCACGACTATTGGTTCTGCATGCACAACGACCGTTTCTGTGTTGACCAGATAAGATACATGATCTGTCATGTCCAGAAAGATTTTCAAACCGGCTACCCAACCGCTGAAGAGCACGGACCTAGAACAATTAAAATTAGCATAATTAAGAATGAACAAATTCCAGGGATGAGGAAAGAGAACATGCACAGATGTTTTCAGAGAAAAAACTAGCAGTCCTAAGATTTGTTATTGTTGTTTCAAAAGCCTCGAATAATGAGGGAATTATTGggtttggaaaaaaaattcataaaatccACAAACCTGGGACCGTATTCTTCTTCTCCGTTCCAGGAAATTGGACCTATGTTCCAGCAGATCCTGATACCTAGTTTCTCTAGAACGTGACGGCTCAACATCATAGTCTTGGATGCCAAACAAGGAGCTTGGTGTACTGGGCAGAGGATATCTAGGTGTAGAAGAATTTGAAGCATTACGACCAGTTGATGACACTCTTGTGTCTCTATCCCCCACTCGTCTTCCATTCTCTTGACCAGCATCTCTTGCTTCTCTCTCCCGTTGCATAGGGCAAAAAGTGAAGTCTGACAATGTTGATCGCCGGAGAACTCTGTCACGGAGCCTTCCAACACTTAAAGTTCGGCTAAAACGAACATTACGTTCAACAGGTTCTCGAGCTCCATTTCTTCTATCAGCATGTCTAGTCTCAACATTTTCTGTGTCAGTATGAATTCTTGGAGAAAACATGTTGACATCAGGCACTTCTCTTGCAACATTTCCATCTCTAGCCACATCCTGGACAGAAGAAAGTGGGCGACTGCCAACCAAATTACCAGGTGAAACCAATGGTGGGGCATTAGGTCGTAAACTATTAGAGGTTTCTTCATGACACTGCCTAGGCACTTGACTAACAAAAGATGCATTGAGCAAATCACTACGGTGTTGAGTTTCATTTCTATTAATCAAGCTGCCAGGAGGCCCTGGATGTAAACTAAGCTCACCTTCATCATATATTGAGAGACTTGTTGAAGAAACCGGGCAAGGCCTAGATGACCCCAAACTTGTGGTTCTGCTAAGTCTGAAGCTTATATTACCAGGAACAAGGCTAAAACGAGATAGGAACCgacttgaggggttcaaggacTGATTTGAAGAAGAATGTGTAGAGCTGCTACCAGTTCTGGATGCAGTGTGACGCCACTCCTCAAGGTCAACGTTAGAAGGTACTTCATCAGATTTATCCGGTTTCACCTTCCTAAAAGAATCTGTCTTCCCTTCATCTGAGTCTATTTCATTGCCACTGGTGTATGTCACATCATCTCCGTTTACTTTATTCTGATCACAAACCTAAAGCATGTGTTTCAAACTACAGTTAGGCAGTTAGTAAGAAAAAACCTTGACCAATTCCAAAACTTTTTCACTACATGACAGTGATACAAGGAAACAAATGTATGAGAACAAATGGGGAAGAGAAACTATTTCATTATATTACTTTCAAAACAAACTTACAGGCATGTCATTGCCTAAAAACAAAACAAGGTCCTATAGGACAATGAGGCTAATAATAAGACAGAGGCATAAGTATTAAGACCGaccacaattttaaaatttttgcaAGTTGTTATAGAATCACAATCCATTTGAGGAACTCACATCTCTAAATGCATGTTCTCCTAATAACAGATGatctttattttatcttaaaaccAATTGACATCAAACCTCTCCATATATGACTGTAAAACCAAACAAGTCTACCAGAATAGACAATTACCAGAATGGTTCTGGCACATTTCAGATTTCACCTTAAAATCAATTGGCATTAGGCGAGTTTCCCCAACAGATGTATAAACCACACTACAAGAAGAATCGAGGCACACTATCCAGTACCTTCCAACACTTCCATTTATCAGGAATTCAATGCTTAATTAGTCGTTTCCTTATTGTATAAATACTATTGCATCTTTCAAGAACCTCATTAAATTACGCCATCTCTTCTATTAAGAATCGATTTATAAGGAGTCTCACCAGTAAATTACGAAAACCAATGGCTTTCAAATACCCTTGAAACTAAAGGGAAATTTAAACAcgtaatatttgattttaaaatataaaaaaaggggTAAGCttaatgaaaatattgaaaattattatcctttaaattaaaatctaacTGTCGTAACATTGAAAAGGATgcgaaaaagtttgaaaaaacaAGGAAGTTAGTGTTACCTGGTCGTCACTATCAATGTCACGAGATCCAGACGACGTTCCCAGACAATAAGACGGGAAACCTCTGTGCCCCTTAGATCGACCCTTCCTGAAACTCCCCGAAGACGACGACGATGACGTGGCTTTGCTGCCACTGGACCCCATCTTTCTCTGCCGACAACCAAACACGCCGCAAAAAAAAATGCGTTTGGGAGTACCCAATGGAGCAAACGGCAAGACCCAGAAATCAAAATGCGGTTTTTTTGAGATCCCGGGTGGTTCAGATCTACGGAGATGGGAAAGCAAAGTGGGATTTTTGCGGGATGCTGTGGTGCATTGGATTGGAGtgagggagtttttttgaatgTGGATATGTGAATaagaagagagaagagaaaagaagagGGTAGAGAGGGAAAAGAGTGTGGTGGTGATAGAAGTAGCTGAGGGAATGAGACAAAGCAACTCGCAGGGAAACGGAAAAGGAGGCTTTTTTTGTAAGAAAAGTGAGGAGcacataaaataaagaaacaagGAAAATAAAGTAGTAGCTGTTTCTACACTTTAATTTAATTCAACAGATAACACTAATAATGTATGTAAAACACTTTCTGTAATGCCATATCCAATAACTAATTATAACAGACTTTTTTATTCTTAcaaaatttacataaatttaaatttaaaaattgtttaattcaagaaaaaaaaattaaaaaaatggcaTTTAATTTGTGTGTGCCCCCACGATTCTGGGGATCAAAATATAGGTGTCTCTGGTGTACGATGAGTGCAGCGTGTCTTTCAATCGCATTCAATTTCACAAATCAGGTGGAGCTGCCTCCAacacctttttcttttttctttttttctctcattttttaCCTTATTTCAACACTGAATCTCCCACGTCTTTTGTTTTCAACCTTTTGTTTCTGTTGGAAAAAACACGGTACTCACATGGTAACGGCAACAGTAACTGTAACTGACTTAACTCCCATTAGGGACCCTTCTGTAAAAAATCATTTACAATAGAACATTAAATCTTAAAGGgggaaaaacaacaaatttaaatcttaaatttattttatattgattgtGTTGGAATAAATATTACCTATAATCATAAAATGATTAATTTAACCTACTCTCTATTTCTACtgttagttattattattagttattaatgtGTTAGATAACCAGATGTGTGTTTCCTTCCTATTCCACCTAAAAAAACGTGTCGTGTTCAACATAAACTAAAGAAAAGGTctgaaaaagtttatttttttcatttttaaataccAGTGTTAATTGGTTTAAATATTAGAAGTAAGGGAATTTTTaatggaattaaaaaaaaatacgttTTTATCATCTTTAATAGTTCTTCTTAcatagtttttaataaaaaaatatttaatttttttaaccttaAACAAAAGTCATGCTTCACACTactctaattttaaaaacataagaATTTATTTCAAGAAAAGTTCAAATTGACTGACTAATGATTATATTACTAGGGtgaaataatatgaaaattattgAACTATTTAAGAGTTTTTAGATGATCTTctatatatttcaaatatttataatttaaattaaaaaaatgtgtgaaatttttaaatttcaattataaattaCTTATAAGTTTATGTACatagtatatttatttaaaatatacacCATTATTTAGAATATCTGaaattattcaatattttacTGATTAATTTAACCTTTTTCGTGATTTTACTAATTTGGTGATATTGTAGTGTCCCACCAAATTCAGCAGTAACATCAAAGGCGTAAATACGTAAAGTCCAAATCAATCCAATATGATAGATTAGATAATACACTGAGATGTTCTACAcgaattatttaataattttgaaattcttcaataatttactaattaatttaacctttcatttttatttttatttttgtggttTGCGGAGGAGGAAGATTTTAGCATTCTGACACACCATATTCAAACAGTAATGTCAAAAGCACAGATACGTAAACTCCAAATATATGCAGTATGGTGAATTAGATAATATATTAACATGGTCTACACGATTTTGACATATCTATATGTGTATTACTTGAAACACAAAAAATTGTTCATGGATGTTGCTAGAAATGAACAAATAATTGAAAGAAGAGATGTCAGATTTACTAAAGAAAATGATATCAGAATCTTCTTTAGAATATAATAATGACTTTAACCAGTAACTCTTTAGGACAGTTTATCATTTACATTTAAGCAGTGATGAAAAAAACTTGGTGTTTCAGCAATGTTGGTATGAATGGATACAATAATGGTGGATCTGAATGCTCTGATTAATTGTGTTGATAACCCACTAGTAGCCAGTGGAGCTCTTGTATTAAAGCCTCATAGAAAATCTAACAATGATGATGTCTCCTACAGAGATATGAAAATGATCATATGatctttctattttattttgtattcttTTTACAAGTTGCCTTCAAAACTATAATGTATTACAGAAAGAATCAAAACAAATGAAAAGTATCTAGTAGGTGCAAGATGCTGAGCCAATGGAACTTCTTCACACCTGTTGAACTAAAAGATCAGTATGCAATGAGAGAAAAACAAATGAATTGCATGATCAGTAACATTTTTTTTGCACTATTGCCCTGTTTAAGATTACATTAAAAGGAAGACCTTAACATGGTGAATTAGAAATTGTGAATTATGTTCTTACAAAACAAGATGCTATGTACTTGCAACCTATAAAGTCATGAATTTCCTAACTTGATGCTATATTCCTGCAACCTATATAGAGTCATGAATTTCCTAACTTGATGCTATGTTCACAAAATAGATCGAGCAGACCACTGAAGAAAGTAATTCTGATAAACGAAAAATCGTGTTTCTCATAATagatggcacacaaaaagaaGTCAAACAGAAACACCAGAACACCCCCTTTCCCAAAAATAAGGCTAATTATTTTGGCCATACAATTACAGTTAAGTTCAAGCTTACTCTGACTGAATCCAATTATGAAGCTGTGACTGGAATTTATTGCAGTCTGTACAAAGCCAGAAAGTGATTCAATTCAATCCAATGGGATTGGCTTTTATTCCTGCTTCCTCTGCACAGCCAGCACCCAATTGATCAATCCATTATTTCTaaccaacaaaaacaaaaatccaACGGCAGTTCCTCAACAAAGTCAACCCAAagtaaaaaaactaaatttcaaACAACACCCAAAAATTTGATAATCTCAAAAGGCTTATCAACACATACCATTTCATTCAAGCAAAAACTTTGTTACAACAAACTTACGGATCATAGAATATCCACAAGACCCAAAAAACAGTTTTACTGCGAATAGGGTCATAGACCCTGTGATACTAACAAGGATTGTGGTCCCATGTAATGAATTGTGAAACTGCTACTGAACAAGTGCGAGAAGCAAGAGGATTCTATCACTATCAGCTTTGGAAACTACTCCAGAAACATGTCactcaacaataaaaaaaaattcacttcAGTCGAAAGTTCACAACCATAAATCATGAATTCATAATTCACCCTTCTTACATGGAAGACAGTGGAACAGATGGTCCAGCCGTGTCAGAATTAATCAGCATAGCAAACCAGCTTTTAAAGGATGATCTGTAAGATGCAAGGACACATATAAATGCCACCCCTCTGCAGAATTTATGaactaataattaaaataaaataaaaacagcttTAAACATTTATGTTTACCATAAGACCCAACGTTAGTAGAAACCCATTGATCCCTCCATTAATGCGCACGAGCTCAATCCACTGTACCTAAAAAcggaataaaaaaacaaaatgaaacaTCAAGGAAACAAAGTTCAAGTTTCCACGCTATAATTCATGATGTTAAGGAGCATAATAtagtcaaaataaaaaactaagaaGGAAATCCTATCTACCGCCAAAAAATTGTTCTCATTAACGAAAAGTAATcgacaaataaataatatacatGTACGTGCGTATATACTACATAGAACATGGTGCCGATGATTTAAATATGAACATGCAAATTATCAAAATCCAGACATAGATGTTTTTGTACTTTGGTCCCCCAAGTGATAAGAAATTGTATTTGTATTAGATAAAACGACAAGACAGGTTACAAAGGTAACGCGGCTTCAAACGATACGATTCCGGCCAAGGTGAGTTTAGTTTGCGGCGGCGAGCGACGGCGATTAGAGCTTCGAAgatgaaaattgtgaaaagatAATTGCAATCGCTCAAAGCGCgtgtttaattaaatttatgatGAATTACTTTGTGAAAATATATCACTGTATTAATCAATAATATAAGATATTTCGGTAACATAAGGTTTCTctgtataaaaaaatgtatgttaataatatttcttTAATAGCACAGTAAATGATTGAAGCAATTTGCATTGTGGTCTAGTTCAGTTTTTCCTGTGTCTGGTTCCCACCCTTGGAATAAAATGAGTGGTTCATAGCAGAACACTGCAACTAAGCTTAGCTCACCTTGTTTGTTAGTTTCGGAAGATTGAGCTTTCTGGCTGATGCATCTGATGTTCCTTTCGAGGTCACATTTTTCTAACATTCACACAACATATAAAGCTCTTACACATCAAGTAacagaaaaatagaaagaatATACTATCACTAGTTTTTATTAAGAATAAGTGACATTAAACAATGGTGGAGGTACACCCAGCACACAAGTTCAGTGCAGTGGTGGCATTTACTTATTTTGACGGcctaatagaattggatcatattttctttttcaatcacATGTTGCTAACCAATAACTAGTAAGTGTGGGTTTTATAAGAATGGTAGAAATAAATGTGAGCTAAATTTTGATGAAATGAATGTATCTATACTCCTTGGTGATTGTCTTGTGGTTCCAAAACGCGGTTGTGACAAGTGGGGTTGCAGGGGTAAGGACAATCTATCTGGTGGAAAGTCCTTCTTTCATAAAACCAGTCTGCTACAGCCTTTGCAATTGTCTGCAGAGTGTTACGCAGACAAGTCAGCTATTTTATTCAGCCGGATTGGATATGAAGGAAAGACAATAACAAAGCAAAAACCACACTGTAACTCATCATATGTTCATATAggttgaaatatatttttaatctataCAAACATACTAGTTTTGCTTTCAGAGTTttccttttttaatttatgatatAATGTCCAAACTTTATAGGTCCTTTGTCTTCCCATTAATCTCCATTACAAAAAGGTTTTGTGACTTCAGCAGGCGTTGACACCTGAGGCAAGTGTGTTTTGTAATGTGGCATTGACAATGCCTAATAAGACTGATAAGAAAGACAGAAAAACGAAAGGTTTGGATATCACAAGgatcataaataaaaattaatagagatggaaaaatatttataagtatGCTATATTTTCTGAAAATGCAGCTTCTTACTGTCTTTTCCAGCTCTGGAGAGTCATTTCTCAACCATGTCTCCTGCATTTCAGTTTGGCAGTGGGCATAGCAAGAGTCTATAAACATTCCTTTATATGAAGAGTTGCCAAGCACAGTCAACGCCCTTAAGAATTCTGTCCTGAAGCCTGAAAATCAACCCatgcatgaaagtgaggtcATTGAACCGCTGTGATAACTTGAAATCAGGAATTTCGTTGGCccttaaatgctttgaccaaagTTCAGATAAAACAACTTATGATATTGTGAGGGCTGAAAAGTATGAACACTTGTTGACAGAGGCGTTCTAAAAAATATTCACCTTGCATTAGATCGAGTTGATCAGGTGAGCAGTTGTTTATATCAAGCTTACAGCTATGCCAGTGGCCTTCAGGATCAGCAACACCCGGTGCCAAAATGTTCTTAATCTGAATCGAAACAACATCCTGAGGATCAGGGAAAGGACTGGAAAGATCTCTCCAGCTATTAAGAGATAGTAACAAAACATCAAATGATAGAAATCTTAAGAACAGTATGTAGAATAATCTTGGTTTAACCTTCTGGTACAATCAAAGTTTATTTTGCATAAGAAACCACAAGTTTTACACAGATCAATATCGGTTTAGCATGACCAATACAATAAAATAGGAGCACCACTCTGCAAATACACTGATGTATCTTGAGCAAAAGAATTATCTGACCTGCCATGAGTCGTATGCCGCGTTTACAAAGAAGATTGGCGTAGTGATATGTGAC
The sequence above is a segment of the Phaseolus vulgaris cultivar G19833 chromosome 2, P. vulgaris v2.0, whole genome shotgun sequence genome. Coding sequences within it:
- the LOC137811113 gene encoding uncharacterized protein isoform X1, giving the protein MCSSLFLQKKPPFPFPCELLCLIPSATSITTTLFSLSTLFFSLLSSYSHIHIQKNSLTPIQCTTASRKNPTLLSHLRRSEPPGISKKPHFDFWVLPFAPLGTPKRIFFCGVFGCRQRKMGSSGSKATSSSSSSGSFRKGRSKGHRGFPSYCLGTSSGSRDIDSDDQVCDQNKVNGDDVTYTSGNEIDSDEGKTDSFRKVKPDKSDEVPSNVDLEEWRHTASRTGSSSTHSSSNQSLNPSSRFLSRFSLVPGNISFRLSRTTSLGSSRPCPVSSTSLSIYDEGELSLHPGPPGSLINRNETQHRSDLLNASFVSQVPRQCHEETSNSLRPNAPPLVSPGNLVGSRPLSSVQDVARDGNVAREVPDVNMFSPRIHTDTENVETRHADRRNGAREPVERNVRFSRTLSVGRLRDRVLRRSTLSDFTFCPMQREREARDAGQENGRRVGDRDTRVSSTGRNASNSSTPRYPLPSTPSSLFGIQDYDVEPSRSRETRYQDLLEHRSNFLERRRRIRSQVRALQRLGSRFENLSGHDRSCILSGQHRNGRCACRTNSRDTNSNDDTNARASISRIVMLAEALFEVLDEIHQQSVVLSSRPSVSSIGSVPAPNEVVESLPVKLYKKLHKHQEEPVQCYICLVEYEDGDSMRVLPCHHEFHTTCIDKWLKEIHRVCPLCRGDICVSDSLPREN
- the LOC137811113 gene encoding uncharacterized protein isoform X2, giving the protein MCSSLFLQKKPPFPFPCELLCLIPSATSITTTLFSLSTLFFSLLSSYSHIHIQKNSLTPIQCTTASRKNPTLLSHLRRSEPPGISKKPHFDFWVLPFAPLGTPKRIFFCGVFGCRQRKMGSSGSKATSSSSSSGSFRKGRSKGHRGFPSYCLGTSSGSRDIDSDDQVCDQNKVNGDDVTYTSGNEIDSDEGKTDSFRKVKPDKSDEVPSNVDLEEWRHTASRTGSSSTHSSSNQSLNPSSRFLSRFSLVPGNISFRLSRTTSLGSSRPCPVSSTSLSIYDEGELSLHPGPPGSLINRNETQHRSDLLNASFVSQVPRQCHEETSNSLRPNAPPLVSPGNLVGSRPLSSVQDVARDGNVAREVPDVNMFSPRIHTDTENVETRHADRRNGAREPVERNVRFSRTLSVGRLRDRVLRRSTLSDFTFCPMQREREARDAGQENGRRVGDRDTRVSSTGRNASNSSTPRYPLPSTPSSLFGIQDYDVEPSRSRETRYQDLLEHRSNFLERRRRIRSQVRALQRLGSRFENLSGHDRSCILSGQHRNGRCACRTNSRDTNSNDDTNARASISRIVMLAEALFEQSVVLSSRPSVSSIGSVPAPNEVVESLPVKLYKKLHKHQEEPVQCYICLVEYEDGDSMRVLPCHHEFHTTCIDKWLKEIHRVCPLCRGDICVSDSLPREN